The proteins below are encoded in one region of Longimicrobium sp.:
- a CDS encoding vanadium-dependent haloperoxidase — protein sequence MAKAHTLVDNFGDNAIDTAKWNSFGVPWAGPFEVNQRLEIRAVSSGSNVYGGIVSVASYDLTSSQVAVELVRPLRNTNGAETYLHLVNAAGDNLFFKVQDGIFYCTRKAAGATSSTHLAEVYYDRTRHRWMRIREQLGIVYFEYSADGCEWTLLISIPTPWDVTSVKIELAAGTYTPAAHPGVAIFDNLNAYDTSLTRRVEERRLSARDVRVEAAELMAERRHDEHHNNNDEVNYPANPYIGNYSKSLKHDSVGDPDPASYGTLLRALQSEDPADFEEIQLASSTAVKLTNPQTGLTFDLEGPDPQEVTQPPAPRFDSRVAANEMGELYWMAVARDIPFINYGTDATINSATGSLNGEFGEFGGTTPVTAQNIFRGIYPGEQIGPYVSQYLLKGNVDTRKPAGQGRNAVDGFISYGSRTIDQRLFPATANVDYLTTFTPWLDVQNGWDKRGLDTFDTTKRFIRDLRGGATFVHFDQVLDAWYNAAWILMSEPTGDQSTTATGRPQIDLEFPKDQGNPYDPPGTAMDSRTQVGFATFGQTHLLQVLAEVLGRALRAVWYQKWYVHRRLRPEEFGGRIDNHITGRRTYVVPGTTTPLIHASILQSLQTGMLSPYYGGQPGDKFPSYLLPQAYPEGAPTHPAYGAGHATGSGAMATILKAFFDESTPIENPVQADAAGTTLVAYTGADATQMTVGGEINKLAGNIALFRNAAGVHWRTDYTESLLLGEAIAIGLLQEMSLGFNEDDAYFELTRFDGVKIRIFDGKVMLPVV from the coding sequence ATGGCGAAGGCACACACGCTCGTCGACAACTTCGGCGACAACGCGATCGACACCGCGAAGTGGAACTCGTTCGGGGTGCCCTGGGCCGGCCCGTTCGAGGTCAACCAGCGCCTGGAGATCCGCGCGGTCAGCAGCGGCAGCAACGTCTACGGCGGCATCGTCTCGGTGGCCAGCTACGACCTCACCAGCTCGCAGGTGGCGGTGGAGCTGGTGCGCCCGCTGCGCAACACCAACGGCGCCGAGACGTACCTGCACCTGGTGAACGCCGCGGGCGACAACCTGTTCTTCAAGGTGCAGGACGGGATCTTCTACTGCACCAGGAAGGCGGCGGGCGCCACCTCGTCCACGCACCTGGCCGAGGTCTACTACGACCGCACGCGGCACCGCTGGATGCGCATCCGCGAGCAGCTGGGGATCGTGTACTTCGAGTACTCGGCCGACGGCTGCGAGTGGACGCTGCTGATCTCCATCCCCACCCCGTGGGACGTGACCTCGGTGAAGATCGAGCTGGCGGCGGGCACCTATACCCCCGCGGCCCATCCGGGGGTGGCCATTTTCGACAACCTGAACGCGTACGACACCTCCCTCACGCGCCGCGTGGAGGAGCGCCGGCTGTCCGCGCGCGACGTGCGCGTGGAGGCCGCGGAGCTGATGGCCGAGCGGCGCCACGACGAGCACCACAACAACAACGACGAGGTCAACTATCCCGCCAATCCGTACATCGGGAACTACTCCAAGAGCCTGAAGCACGACTCGGTGGGCGACCCCGATCCCGCCTCGTACGGCACGCTGCTGCGCGCGCTGCAGAGCGAGGACCCGGCGGACTTCGAGGAGATCCAGCTGGCCTCGTCCACCGCGGTCAAGCTCACCAACCCGCAGACGGGGCTCACCTTCGACCTGGAGGGGCCCGATCCGCAGGAGGTCACCCAGCCGCCGGCGCCGCGCTTCGACAGCCGGGTGGCGGCCAACGAGATGGGCGAGCTGTACTGGATGGCGGTGGCGCGCGACATCCCGTTCATCAACTACGGCACCGACGCGACGATCAACAGCGCCACGGGCTCTCTGAACGGCGAGTTCGGGGAGTTCGGCGGCACCACTCCGGTCACGGCGCAGAACATCTTCCGCGGCATCTACCCGGGCGAGCAGATCGGGCCGTACGTGTCCCAGTACCTGCTGAAGGGGAACGTCGACACGCGCAAGCCGGCGGGGCAGGGGCGCAACGCCGTCGACGGGTTCATCTCCTACGGCTCGCGCACCATCGACCAGCGGCTCTTCCCGGCCACCGCGAACGTCGACTACCTGACCACCTTCACCCCCTGGCTCGACGTCCAGAACGGGTGGGACAAGCGCGGGCTGGACACCTTCGACACCACGAAGCGCTTCATCCGCGACCTGCGCGGCGGCGCCACTTTCGTGCACTTCGACCAGGTGCTCGACGCGTGGTACAACGCCGCGTGGATCCTGATGAGCGAGCCCACGGGCGACCAGTCGACCACGGCCACCGGGCGGCCGCAGATCGACCTGGAGTTCCCCAAGGACCAGGGGAACCCGTACGACCCGCCGGGAACGGCGATGGACAGCAGGACGCAGGTGGGGTTCGCCACCTTCGGACAGACGCACCTGCTGCAGGTGCTGGCCGAGGTGCTGGGGCGCGCGCTGCGGGCGGTGTGGTACCAGAAGTGGTACGTCCACCGTCGCCTGCGCCCCGAGGAGTTCGGCGGCCGCATCGACAACCACATCACCGGGCGGCGCACGTACGTCGTTCCCGGCACCACCACGCCGCTGATCCACGCCAGCATCCTGCAGTCGCTGCAGACGGGGATGCTGTCTCCGTACTACGGCGGGCAGCCGGGCGACAAGTTCCCCTCCTACCTGCTCCCGCAGGCGTACCCCGAGGGCGCGCCCACGCACCCGGCGTACGGCGCGGGGCACGCCACCGGGTCGGGCGCGATGGCCACGATCCTCAAGGCGTTCTTCGACGAGAGCACGCCCATCGAGAACCCGGTGCAGGCCGACGCCGCCGGCACCACGCTGGTGGCCTACACCGGCGCCGACGCCACGCAGATGACGGTGGGCGGAGAGATCAACAAGCTGGCCGGCAACATCGCCCTCTTCCGCAACGCGGCGGGGGTGCACTGGCGCACCGACTACACCGAGTCGCTGCTCCTGGGCGAGGCCATCGCCATCGGGCTGCTGCAGGAGATGAGTCTCGGCTTCAACGAGGACGACGCCTACTTCGAGCTCACCCGCTTCGACGGCGTCAAGATCCGCATCTTCGACGGCAAGGTGATGCTGCCGGTGGTGTGA
- a CDS encoding ATP-dependent DNA helicase RecQ — protein sequence MTDTAEAAVSPDSALDAAREVLRRYWGYPDFRPGQDQAIRNVLSGGDSLTVMPTGGGKSICYQVPAMMQPGVTLVVSPLISLMKDQIDALEALGIPGTFINSSLSLSEMNARLAAAERGAYKLVYVAPERFDSDAFQHRLAALDVSLLAVDEAHCVSEWGHDFRPSYLRLGRVRRLLKDPPIAALTATATEEVRRDIVRQLGLRSPRVLVTGFDRRNLVWHVLRAKNDSEKDRILLKLLRGREGSSIVYASTRKSVDALTGLLNGAGVPCVGYHAGLMDRERKSVQDRFMSGDARVVVATNAFGMGIDKSDVRIVVHYNMPGNLEAYYQEAGRAGRDGGPSDCVLLHAYPDRFIHEFFTDVSNPPRDAVEQVLRVLRRDADARGICTTPADEIARELKKHLKADKQVASAVRVLEQHGLAKASTAGGQGVRLRLLATPSRISGELSGRETEINFLRALWKAGGGEKVYRGAEVEWRVLGRAAGGESPVDLLDRLQDEGFLEWQQGGEGVWVIDRKTPIPQLPIDWRALDEKRERDMRKLQKMQIYAYTKDCRRGFVLQYFGDAAAMKHCGACDNCLAEEERLTARHGIELDRDEPPRERKKKDRLPLDFRRDRRAARRDGYDLSRDGVLTVQAGPDLLRGHLRRLRKELARRHDVPPFMVMSEEVLNAVAQAQPDSPEALLGVEGVTPRLLERFGAPVMELLRAHANGETLPDLADEPRPRRASPASYDDPTPEQSALYGRLKQLRTELARELKQPAYCVFSDRTLIAIARDHPTTERELLAVSGVGPAKLEKFGEAFLRVLRDEA from the coding sequence GTGACCGACACCGCCGAGGCAGCCGTATCGCCCGACAGCGCGCTCGACGCCGCCCGCGAGGTGCTGCGCCGGTACTGGGGCTACCCGGACTTCCGCCCCGGGCAGGACCAGGCCATCCGCAACGTCCTGTCCGGCGGCGACTCGCTCACGGTGATGCCCACCGGCGGCGGCAAGAGCATCTGCTACCAGGTGCCGGCGATGATGCAGCCCGGCGTGACGCTCGTCGTCTCGCCGCTCATCTCCCTGATGAAGGACCAGATCGACGCGCTGGAGGCGCTGGGGATCCCCGGCACCTTCATCAACTCGTCGCTCTCGTTGTCCGAGATGAACGCCCGCCTGGCCGCGGCCGAGCGCGGGGCGTACAAGCTCGTCTACGTGGCCCCCGAGCGCTTCGACTCCGACGCCTTCCAGCATCGCCTGGCCGCGCTCGACGTCTCGCTACTGGCCGTCGACGAGGCGCACTGCGTCTCCGAATGGGGGCACGACTTCCGGCCGAGTTACCTGCGCCTGGGGCGCGTCCGTCGTCTCCTGAAGGACCCGCCGATCGCCGCGCTGACGGCCACCGCGACGGAGGAGGTGCGGCGCGACATCGTGCGCCAGCTCGGCCTCCGCTCTCCCCGCGTGCTGGTCACCGGCTTCGACCGCCGCAACCTCGTGTGGCACGTCCTCCGGGCGAAGAACGACTCGGAGAAGGACCGCATCCTCCTCAAGCTCCTTCGCGGGCGCGAGGGCTCGTCCATCGTCTACGCCAGCACGCGCAAGAGCGTCGACGCGCTCACCGGGCTGCTGAACGGCGCGGGCGTCCCCTGCGTGGGCTACCACGCCGGGCTGATGGACCGCGAGCGCAAGTCCGTGCAGGACCGCTTCATGAGCGGCGACGCGCGGGTGGTGGTCGCCACCAACGCGTTCGGGATGGGGATCGACAAGAGCGACGTGCGCATCGTGGTGCACTACAACATGCCCGGCAACCTGGAGGCGTACTACCAGGAGGCCGGGCGCGCCGGGCGCGACGGCGGGCCGTCGGACTGCGTGCTCCTGCACGCCTATCCCGACCGCTTCATCCACGAGTTCTTCACCGACGTCTCCAACCCGCCGCGCGACGCGGTGGAGCAGGTGCTGCGCGTCCTCCGCCGCGACGCGGACGCGCGCGGCATCTGCACCACGCCGGCGGACGAGATCGCGCGCGAGTTGAAGAAGCACCTCAAGGCCGACAAGCAGGTGGCCAGCGCCGTCCGCGTCCTCGAGCAGCACGGCTTGGCGAAGGCGAGCACCGCCGGCGGCCAGGGGGTGCGCCTCCGCCTCCTCGCGACGCCGTCGCGCATCTCCGGCGAGCTCTCGGGGCGGGAGACGGAGATCAATTTCCTGCGCGCGCTGTGGAAGGCGGGCGGGGGGGAGAAGGTGTACCGCGGCGCCGAGGTGGAGTGGCGCGTCCTGGGCCGCGCGGCGGGCGGCGAATCTCCCGTGGACCTGCTCGACCGGCTGCAGGACGAAGGCTTCCTCGAGTGGCAGCAGGGCGGGGAGGGGGTGTGGGTGATCGACCGCAAGACGCCCATCCCCCAGCTGCCGATCGACTGGCGCGCGCTGGACGAGAAGCGCGAGCGCGACATGCGCAAGCTGCAGAAGATGCAGATCTACGCGTACACCAAGGACTGCCGCCGCGGCTTCGTGCTGCAGTACTTCGGCGACGCGGCGGCGATGAAGCACTGCGGCGCGTGCGACAACTGCCTGGCCGAGGAAGAGCGGCTCACCGCGCGCCACGGCATCGAGCTCGACCGCGACGAGCCCCCGCGTGAGCGCAAGAAGAAGGACCGGCTCCCCCTCGATTTCCGCCGCGACCGCCGCGCCGCGCGCCGCGACGGATACGACCTGTCGCGCGACGGGGTGCTCACGGTGCAGGCCGGCCCCGACCTGCTGCGCGGCCACCTGCGCCGGCTGCGCAAGGAGCTCGCGCGGCGCCATGACGTCCCCCCGTTCATGGTGATGTCGGAGGAGGTGCTGAACGCCGTCGCCCAGGCGCAGCCGGACTCGCCCGAGGCGCTGCTCGGCGTGGAGGGCGTCACGCCGCGCCTGCTGGAGCGCTTCGGCGCGCCGGTGATGGAGCTGCTGCGCGCCCACGCCAACGGCGAGACCCTTCCCGACCTCGCGGACGAGCCGCGGCCGCGCCGCGCTTCGCCCGCGTCGTACGACGATCCCACGCCCGAGCAGTCGGCGCTCTACGGGAGGTTGAAGCAGCTCCGCACCGAGCTGGCGCGCGAGCTGAAGCAGCCCGCGTACTGCGTGTTCTCCGACCGCACGCTGATCGCCATCGCCCGCGACCATCCGACGACCGAGCGCGAGCTGCTGGCCGTCAGCGGCGTGGGACCCGCGAAGCTGGAGAAGTTCGGGGAGGCCTTCCTCCGCGTGCTGCGCGATGAAGCCTGA